The Rhodobacter sp. CZR27 genome includes a window with the following:
- the treY gene encoding malto-oligosyltrehalose synthase — protein sequence MTVRATYRIQFTQAFRFVDAQRLAPYLARLGISHLYASPILAAREGSTHGYDGVHYSLISPDLGSEEEFRAMAATLRHHGIGLIVDFVPNHMGVGGADNVFWLSVLEWGRQSPVAGWFDIDWESATPGLAGKVLMPFLGDHYGEVLAQGGLELRYDAERGTFAVWAHDTHKLPVCPRTYAMILRAAPGFEDLAADFEAAGQAGPADPVWSELRQRLREADPTPALAAFRGVEGDLDSWAALDALAEAQNWRAAKFSIDSDAINYRRFFTMSDLAGIRVEKPEVFAGVHRLILRLMEEGVVDGIRIDHIDGLVDPKGYCLRLRGSLDRRFPLYVEKILAPDESLPEDWQTDGTTGYEFANLAVGLLVDPVGEEALTRIHAEFTGQTMPPAEVVHQAKLEIMAQPMAAELESLTERLLALVAEDPRRRDFGRAAVRGGLSQVVASLDVYRTYVDVSGISSSDRKRVEAAVERARLHAPEIDPGIFDLIAAAMTLDLAEELPDRRDEILAFTMRLQQFTGPVTAKGLEDRALYRYARLIALNEVGSEPGRFGVTLDEFHAANRARLAREPAAMLSTSTHDTKRGEDARMRIAAISGHADRWAAAVDEWHGLLADEAQPVDRNDAYFLFQLLFGVWPADWQEAPSAEDLADLRARVEAAALKSVREASVHTRWVFGNEDYEAAVCAFVGRALGDPGSAFLRSFLEFNRLVAPDALHNTLVQTVLKLTVPGVPDTYQGAELWEQSLVDPDNRRAVDFALRERLLDQVLEGLPAAAAPGDGARKLALTAALLRLRRDHPDLFCAGSYEALEAGPGLCAFLRRAGGMRMLVACVLHPAQGRDRRLALPEAGDWIDVVTGEAVAEAVEFRGQPVAVLVAREENQPLEAGPQARAS from the coding sequence ATGACCGTTCGCGCCACCTACCGCATCCAGTTCACCCAGGCCTTCCGCTTCGTGGATGCCCAGCGCCTCGCGCCCTATCTTGCCAGGCTCGGCATCAGCCATCTCTACGCCTCGCCGATCCTTGCCGCGCGCGAGGGCAGCACGCATGGTTACGATGGGGTGCACTACAGCCTGATCAGCCCCGACCTCGGATCGGAGGAGGAGTTCCGGGCCATGGCGGCGACGTTGCGTCATCACGGGATCGGGTTGATCGTCGATTTCGTGCCGAACCACATGGGGGTGGGCGGCGCGGACAACGTGTTCTGGCTTTCCGTGCTGGAATGGGGGCGGCAGAGCCCGGTGGCGGGCTGGTTCGACATCGACTGGGAGAGCGCGACGCCGGGGCTTGCAGGCAAGGTGCTGATGCCCTTCCTGGGGGACCATTATGGCGAGGTGCTGGCGCAGGGCGGGCTGGAGCTGCGCTATGATGCCGAGCGCGGCACCTTCGCGGTCTGGGCGCATGACACCCACAAGCTGCCGGTCTGTCCCCGGACCTACGCGATGATCCTGCGCGCCGCGCCGGGGTTCGAGGATCTGGCTGCCGACTTCGAGGCAGCCGGGCAGGCGGGCCCCGCCGATCCGGTCTGGAGCGAGTTGCGGCAGCGGCTGCGCGAGGCGGATCCGACGCCGGCCCTGGCGGCCTTCAGGGGCGTGGAGGGCGATCTGGACAGCTGGGCCGCGCTCGATGCGCTGGCCGAGGCGCAGAACTGGCGCGCTGCGAAGTTCTCGATCGACAGCGACGCGATCAACTACCGGCGCTTCTTCACCATGAGCGACCTTGCCGGCATCCGTGTCGAAAAGCCCGAGGTCTTCGCGGGCGTGCACCGGCTGATCCTGCGGCTGATGGAGGAGGGCGTGGTCGACGGCATCCGGATCGACCATATCGACGGGCTGGTCGATCCCAAGGGCTATTGCCTGCGGCTGCGCGGTTCGCTCGACCGCCGCTTCCCGCTCTATGTCGAGAAGATCCTCGCTCCGGACGAGTCCCTGCCCGAGGACTGGCAGACGGACGGGACCACGGGATACGAATTCGCCAACCTCGCCGTCGGGCTGCTCGTCGACCCCGTGGGCGAGGAGGCCCTGACACGCATCCACGCCGAATTCACCGGGCAGACCATGCCGCCGGCGGAAGTGGTGCATCAGGCCAAGCTCGAGATCATGGCGCAGCCCATGGCCGCGGAACTGGAGAGCCTGACAGAACGCCTTCTGGCGCTGGTGGCCGAGGATCCGCGCCGCCGCGACTTCGGCCGCGCTGCGGTGCGCGGCGGCCTGTCGCAGGTGGTGGCATCGCTCGACGTCTACCGGACCTATGTGGATGTGTCGGGAATATCGTCTTCCGACCGGAAGCGGGTGGAGGCCGCGGTGGAGCGTGCGCGGCTGCATGCCCCGGAGATCGACCCGGGGATCTTCGACCTGATCGCGGCGGCCATGACGCTCGATCTGGCGGAAGAGCTGCCGGACAGGCGCGACGAGATCCTGGCCTTCACCATGCGCCTGCAGCAGTTCACCGGGCCAGTGACGGCAAAGGGGCTCGAGGACCGCGCGCTCTACCGCTACGCGCGGCTGATCGCGCTGAACGAGGTCGGCAGCGAGCCGGGCCGCTTCGGAGTGACGCTGGACGAGTTCCACGCGGCCAATCGGGCGCGGCTTGCGCGCGAGCCGGCGGCGATGCTCTCGACCTCGACGCATGACACCAAGCGCGGCGAGGATGCGCGGATGCGGATCGCGGCGATCAGCGGACACGCCGACCGCTGGGCGGCCGCCGTGGACGAATGGCACGGCCTGCTGGCCGACGAGGCCCAGCCGGTGGACCGGAACGATGCCTATTTCCTGTTCCAGTTGCTCTTCGGAGTCTGGCCGGCCGACTGGCAGGAGGCGCCCTCGGCGGAGGATCTGGCCGACCTGCGGGCGCGGGTCGAGGCGGCAGCCCTGAAGTCGGTGCGCGAGGCTTCCGTCCATACCCGCTGGGTGTTCGGAAACGAGGACTACGAGGCCGCGGTCTGCGCCTTCGTCGGCCGGGCGCTGGGCGATCCGGGCAGCGCCTTCCTGCGCTCGTTCCTGGAGTTCAACCGGCTGGTGGCGCCCGACGCCCTGCACAACACGCTGGTGCAGACGGTGCTGAAGCTGACGGTTCCGGGCGTGCCGGACACCTATCAGGGCGCGGAGTTGTGGGAGCAGAGCCTCGTCGATCCCGACAACCGGCGGGCGGTGGATTTCGCGCTACGCGAGCGGTTGCTGGATCAGGTGCTGGAGGGTCTGCCTGCCGCGGCCGCTCCCGGGGATGGTGCCCGGAAGCTCGCGCTGACGGCGGCGCTGCTGCGGCTGCGACGGGACCACCCCGACCTGTTCTGCGCCGGCAGCTACGAGGCGCTGGAGGCGGGGCCGGGTCTCTGCGCCTTTCTGCGCCGCGCCGGGGGTATGCGCATGCTCGTGGCTTGCGTGCTGCACCCGGCGCAGGGGAGGGACCGGCGCCTCGCGCTGCCCGAGGCTGGCGACTGGATCGATGTGGTGACGGGAGAGGCCGTGGCGGAGGCGGTGGAGTTCCGAGGCCAGCCGGTTGCGGTGCTGGTCGCGCGCGAAGAGAACCAGCCGCTTGAGGCAGGGCCGCAAGCCCGCGCGTCCTGA
- the malQ gene encoding 4-alpha-glucanotransferase: MTETIEERAARVAIQPSYHALGGEFIRPPVETLRRLLEAFGIPPEGPMPEGQMPVLRGPEGEACFMPEGEMRLWGIAAQLYQIRSGRNWGIGDFADLCELARIAGAVGADFIGLNPLHALFLANPAHTSPFSPSNRRFLNPLYIAVDRVPGYRPEMAPESLAALRAPELVDYPAVAEAKLAALRVLWQARPHDPADFARFREDGGDLLHRHALFEAISARMAAEGHGAGWRGWPEAFHDSGGPAARAFAEQHAEEVDFHVWLQWLADRQLGEARDACRAAGMRIGLYLDFAVGEVADGSSTWSDPSLAVPGVRIGASPDWFNAQGQDWGLAPLSPVKLAECRAEPFAALMEDATRRAGALRIDHAMGVWQLFLIPDGMTAPQGTYARYPVEDMLRALARASRRNRTIIIGEDLGNVPDGFRGVMQQMNILSYRILLFERHDHGYIAPQHYPREALVCLSTHDLPTFRGWWRGDDVEIRARFHLISDEAARHQADFRRIERRQLLEDLGHAGLLPWDEIDRIGPENPPEALIVAVHRHLARAPSRLFAVRIEDMAGEVAPVNVPSTVSEYPNWRRKLGVPLEQLADTPLFRDIAGALAAERPREPT, translated from the coding sequence ATGACGGAAACGATCGAAGAACGGGCCGCCCGGGTCGCCATCCAGCCCAGCTATCACGCCCTCGGGGGCGAGTTCATCCGGCCGCCGGTCGAGACGCTGCGCCGGCTGCTCGAGGCCTTCGGCATTCCGCCCGAGGGGCCGATGCCCGAGGGGCAGATGCCGGTGCTGCGCGGACCCGAGGGCGAGGCCTGCTTCATGCCCGAGGGCGAGATGCGGCTCTGGGGGATCGCCGCGCAGCTTTACCAGATCCGTTCGGGCCGCAACTGGGGGATCGGCGACTTCGCCGACCTGTGCGAGCTGGCGCGGATCGCCGGGGCGGTGGGGGCTGATTTCATCGGGCTGAACCCGCTGCACGCGCTGTTCCTTGCGAACCCGGCACATACCAGCCCGTTCTCGCCGTCGAACCGGCGCTTCCTGAACCCGCTCTACATCGCGGTGGACCGGGTGCCGGGCTATCGGCCCGAGATGGCGCCGGAGAGCCTTGCCGCGCTGCGGGCGCCGGAGCTGGTCGATTACCCCGCGGTGGCCGAGGCAAAGCTTGCCGCGCTGCGGGTGCTCTGGCAGGCGAGGCCGCACGATCCGGCGGACTTCGCGCGGTTCCGCGAAGATGGGGGAGACCTTCTGCACCGCCACGCCCTGTTCGAGGCGATCTCGGCCCGCATGGCGGCGGAAGGGCATGGCGCGGGCTGGCGCGGCTGGCCCGAGGCGTTCCACGACTCGGGCGGTCCCGCGGCTCGTGCCTTTGCCGAGCAGCATGCGGAGGAGGTTGACTTCCACGTCTGGCTGCAATGGCTGGCCGACCGCCAGCTGGGCGAGGCGCGCGACGCCTGCCGCGCGGCGGGCATGCGGATCGGGCTCTACCTCGATTTCGCGGTGGGCGAGGTTGCGGACGGATCGAGCACATGGTCGGACCCGAGCCTTGCAGTGCCGGGGGTGCGGATCGGCGCCTCGCCCGACTGGTTCAACGCGCAGGGGCAGGACTGGGGGCTGGCGCCGCTCTCGCCGGTGAAGCTTGCCGAATGCCGCGCGGAGCCTTTCGCCGCACTGATGGAGGATGCGACGCGCCGGGCCGGTGCCCTGCGCATCGACCATGCCATGGGGGTCTGGCAGCTGTTCCTGATCCCGGACGGGATGACGGCGCCGCAGGGCACCTATGCCCGTTACCCGGTCGAGGACATGCTGCGCGCGCTGGCGCGGGCCTCGCGCAGGAACCGGACGATCATCATCGGCGAGGATCTGGGCAACGTGCCGGACGGCTTCCGCGGCGTGATGCAGCAGATGAACATCCTGTCCTACCGCATCCTGCTGTTCGAGCGGCACGACCATGGCTACATCGCCCCGCAGCACTATCCGCGCGAGGCGCTGGTCTGCCTGTCCACCCATGACCTGCCGACCTTCCGGGGCTGGTGGCGCGGCGACGACGTCGAGATCCGGGCGCGCTTCCACCTGATCTCGGACGAGGCGGCGCGGCATCAGGCCGACTTCCGCCGGATCGAGCGGCGGCAGTTGCTGGAGGATCTCGGCCATGCCGGGCTGCTGCCCTGGGACGAGATCGACCGGATCGGACCCGAGAACCCGCCGGAGGCGTTGATCGTGGCCGTGCATCGCCACCTTGCGCGCGCGCCCTCGCGGCTCTTCGCGGTCCGCATCGAGGATATGGCAGGAGAGGTGGCGCCGGTGAACGTGCCTTCCACCGTCTCGGAATATCCGAACTGGCGGCGCAAGCTTGGCGTCCCGCTGGAGCAACTCGCCGACACGCCGCTGTTCCGCGACATCGCTGGCGCGCTCGCCGCAGAGCGGCCAAGGGAGCCCACATGA
- a CDS encoding SDR family oxidoreductase yields the protein MSTLPSPRIALVTGASRGLGTAIAEELAVAGWHVVAVARTTGGLEDLDDRIKGRRPGAEPATLAPMDVTNDDAMRHLCRSIFDRWGAVHLWVHAAIHAAPLCPAGHLEPKDWDKSIATNVRATGILIPMVEPLLRAGQGTALFFDDPRGGEPFFSAYGATKAAQIALARSWQAETKKIGPRVVIETPKPLPTATRGRFFPGEDRDKLADPRSEAERILALL from the coding sequence ATGAGCACCCTGCCCTCGCCCCGCATCGCCCTCGTCACCGGAGCCTCGCGCGGGCTCGGCACAGCGATCGCCGAAGAACTGGCGGTGGCGGGCTGGCATGTCGTCGCCGTCGCCCGCACCACCGGCGGGCTCGAGGATCTCGACGACCGCATCAAGGGCCGCCGTCCGGGGGCCGAGCCCGCGACGCTCGCGCCGATGGACGTGACGAATGACGATGCGATGCGCCACCTCTGCCGGTCGATCTTCGACCGCTGGGGCGCCGTGCATCTCTGGGTCCATGCCGCGATCCATGCAGCCCCCCTCTGCCCCGCCGGTCATCTCGAACCGAAGGACTGGGACAAGTCGATCGCGACGAACGTGCGCGCCACGGGCATCCTGATCCCGATGGTGGAGCCGCTTTTGCGCGCGGGTCAGGGGACTGCGCTGTTCTTCGACGATCCCCGCGGCGGCGAGCCCTTCTTCAGCGCCTATGGCGCCACCAAGGCCGCGCAGATCGCCCTCGCCCGCAGCTGGCAGGCCGAGACGAAGAAGATCGGCCCGCGCGTGGTCATCGAGACGCCGAAGCCGCTGCCGACCGCGACCCGCGGCCGCTTCTTCCCCGGCGAGGACCGCGACAAGCTGGCCGATCCCCGCTCCGAGGCCGAACGCATCCTCGCGCTGCTCTGA